The DNA region GAAGTGATAAATACCTGGGGGACTTGGGTCGCATACTGGGGAGTAATGGGTGCAAAgagggccctggggtggggctgcCCCACCCTCAGCACTGGCCATCAGGGAACAGGAGGCACAGCTGACACCCGGGTGACCTTTTCCCTACATTCAGCTATTTTTAGTTCAAATGCCGCCCTCTTCACGTGAGCCCCGTTGGTCCCAGAACTTTGAGCGATCTTCAGCTTGCAGAAACCCGCTCCCCATCCCCTCTCCTGATTCTCGTCGTGAAGTGGGGGTAGATTCTCGTTGCCGCCCCGCATCTGTTCTCAACCCAAATTTGGGAGTGGGTGTCAGGTTCCCGGCGAGGGCGGGACTTAGGTGGCCTGCCCTGAAGGACGTGCGGACACGGGCCAGAGCGACTGGCCCCACAATCGAACAGGAGCAAACCCTAGCTGTGAGTGGAGTTGCGGGCTAGCTCGGTCCGCCGACCGGGCCCAGGGCTCTGAGCTCGCgtaggggtgggttgggggggaaggggtgggtggaGGCTGGTGCCAAGGTCCCACGTGATACGGCTAGGGGTGCGCCCACCCCGCCTCACTCCAAACCAGACACTCCGCTTCCCAGGCCACTCTCCCCCGCCCCCGAGGCCGCCCTTTGCTGTCCTCGGGGTTTCTGAACTTTTCAAGGCCTTGACCCCCTTGCCGACCACCGCACCATTGTGCGAAAGTTCTGAGGCGGTTGGCGAGGCTGAAGGACCCGACCTGCGGCCAGGGGTTGGGGGAAACCATGACACTACGGGGGCTGGCCCAGGGAGGGTGGTGGGGGCGGGCCAGGAGCGCGGACAATGGCGGGGCGGAGCCTCGGCTCGGCGGCTGAGCCTGCCCACGCCCCCTCCTGCCGCCTCCCAGGTGCCAAGCAACCCCCAGGATGGCGGAAGCGCACCAGGCTGTGGCCTTCCAGTTCACTGTGACCCCAGAGGGGGTCGACTTCCAGCTCAGTCGGGAGGTGCTGAAACACATCTACCTGTCCGGGATCAGGTCCTGGAAGAAACGCCTGATTCGCATCAAGGTGGGCGCAGGTGGTCCTGGTCTCTATCTCCCAGCAGGTGCAGAATCCAGCCTTCCAGGGAAGCAGAGGCCAGGTGTCAGCTGCTGCCTATTGTCAAGGTCCTCCTCCCCTATCTGGGCTGGCAGCTCTGCTGAGTGACAGGCTGCAGCCCTGCAGAGCCCAGAGGGGTGCtcaaggtggggaggggagacggGAGCAGGAGGTGGTCTTAGGACACAGTAATCAGTGCAGGCGTGGGAATTTGGAGGAGTAAAAGCGGGCAAAGACCTCACAGGTCTCCGCTCACCCCAGTCCTTCCTGCTCTGTGAGCATGGCCCGTTTCTGCCCACAGAATGGCATCCTCAGGGGCGTGTACCCTGGCAGCCCCACCAGCTGGCTGGTCGTGGTTATGGCAACAGCGGGTTCCTCCTACTACAACGTGGACATTTCCATGGGACTGGTCTATTATATCCAGAGATGGCTTCCTGAGGGGTAAGAAGTAAGGCCATGAGAGAGGGCTGGGTGGGCTCTGAGGCCAAGACTCCTGGGCAGGTGCAGGACACTAGCCACTGGAGGTCACAGGGCAGCCCTCCCTGGAGATGGCCGCCGGCTCAGTCCCTGCTTCTGTGAGTTCTTGTGTGATGCTCTCAGGCGCTCAGATGTGAGTGTATCCAGAGAGTTTTTCCTCCTCTGGTGCCTACCCCAGATGGCTTTATATACATCAGGTCTGCAGAATCAGAATTACCCTGAGGCTGGCCTCAAGTGGACCCCCTGCAGGCCTCTCCTCTTCTCTGACAGGCGTCCCTACCGGACCCCATACACCCGGACGCTTTTCAGCATGGCCATCTTCTCCACGGGGGTCTGGATGATGGGCATCTTCTTCTTTCGCCAAACCCTGAAACTGCTGCTTTCCTACCACGGTTGGATGTTTGAGTTGCACGGTCAGACCAGCCACCTGACCAGAGTCTGGGCTGTGAGTGGGGCCGGTGGAGGGATCCAGGCATCTGGTTTGAGACCGCAGGGCCTCACTTGGGTTCTGAGCTGGAGGGGACAGCCAGGCAGGGCACTGGTGCCTGGCGGGGTGTGTCCCGGTTCCGAGGGTCTGGGGCAGCCCCTCCAGTGTTTGCTACTTTCCGCTCTTTCCTCCAGCCTCCCCCTCAACATTCTCCACTCTGCATCCTCAGGTCTGTGTCCGCCTTCTGTCTGGCCGACGGCCCATGCTCTACAGCTTCCAGACGTCTCTGCCCAAGCTGCCGGTGCCCAGCGTGCCAGCCACAGTTCATCGGGTGAGGGCCTGGGTCAGGCATCCCAGTGTGCAGGGCAGGCTGCACTCAAAGAACTCACTCAAACGTGAGAATGCCGCCTACAAAGAGTCAGCCTGAGAGGGAGCCGTGAGGCTGGGCTTGGAGGAAGGTCAGGACACAGGCGGCTCCTGCTGCCTGGCCCTCACACTGATGATGACTTGCCTGGACAGTACCTAGAATCCGTGGAACACTTGTTGGATGATGAGCAATATTATCGAATGGAGACGCTGGCCAAGGAGTTCGAGGAGAAGACTGCCCCCAGGCTGCAGAAGTACCTGGTACTCAAGTCCTGGTGGGCAACCAACTACGTGAGTTCTACCTCCTGGGCTCACCCTCACCCTCCCTGTGTCCTGGCTGCTCACACACCACCCTCTGCCCCGACTCTAACCTCCCATCCACCCCCAGGTGAGCGACTGGTGGGAGGAGTACGTCTACCTCCGGGGCAGGAACCCCATCGTGGTCAACAGCAACTACTACGTCATGGTGAGAGCTGGAGCCACACAGGCTGCTCTGTGTTCAGCTCTGTCCCCACCCTGGTCTCGGGGCAGAACCTGGAGGACAGCTCAGAGCCGCGGCGGTAGTTTCCACGAGCAAGTGGAGGTTCTGGAGTGAGGCCTGAAGCAGAGGGAAGATGGGGGTGCGTGACCTACAACTGTCGTCGGATCTGAAGAACCGAGTCGACCCCGCAGCCTGATGCTGTCCCCCCGGGGCTCCTCAGGCTCACTGCCCTGCCCAGCTCAggctctgtcatttccttccttgTTCTCCCACTGGCTTTCCAGCCTTGACTTCCCAGCTGTCCTGACAGCAGGGAACTTCCTTAAGTGCGTCTTAAGTAGATCCAGAGTTGTTTCTCTTAGGGCTCAGGTCCCTAACCTGTCGGTTCCTACCCCATGGGAGCggccctcctcctgctcccaggccACGGCTGCACAACCCGCTGGGGGTGCCACCCAGCCACAGGCCTGCTcaccttctcctctccttcttccaAAGCACATTTCAAGTAGGGTGCTGCCATCCCCCTCCTCCACAAAGTTATCTTTCTAGAAACCTATGTGCAGCTTGTCTAGGCCAGAGGGTTTAAGCTGTTCTGTGGTGGCGGAACCTCTTcctccaagaaaaataaacaaaacgtCAACAGCTACAAGGGGTTTGGAAAAGTAGCTCAGGTCGAAGCCAGGGCAGGGGGTGATACGACCGGTCACACGTTTCACCTCAGAGAGTACGCAGGATGGACTGGGGAAAGGGGACGAGACGCCCAGACAGAGGGGCCACCGTGCACACGTGTCGCAGCCTCCCTGCAGGCTCTGCTGTCTCCCTGTAGGACCTGGTGCTCGTCAAGAACACGGACGTGCAGGCTGCCCGCCTGGGAAATGCTGTCCACGCCATGATCACGTATCGCCGTAAACTGGACCGTGAAGAGATCAAGCCTGTGAGTTGTGTTGGGGGTGAGGGCATGACCGGAAGAGGGGCCGCATCTGAGTCGTGCCGGCCCTTCCTCCCAGGTGATGGCGCTGGGCCTCGTGCCCATGTGCTCCTACCAGATGGAGAGGATGTTCAACACCACTCGCATCCCAGGGAAGGACACAGGTACGGGGTCGCAGCCGGGCACGCGTGCCGGGGTGTGGGTGGAGGCCCCTCCCTGCCAGCCGTGGGCTCACCACGCCAGTGCCCTGCTGCATGCTGCTCCCTGAGCATCCTCAGCATCTTAGGGTTGTGAAACTGCGAAAGATAGTTTGTGGCCGATAGTAGACACCTACTGCTTACAGGCACAATGCTACTACTGGGACCCTGAGAGGCCAGGACAGAGCCCCTCCCTGCAGGGGCTCCCGGTGCAAGGGAAGAGTCTCCTGCACAAGAGCGACAGAAAGCCTAATGGAGCTCCTGCCTTGAGGAGCCTGTAGAGGAGGAGGGGCGGGCTTGCCCAGGGCCACCGGAGCAGCACCTGCATTTCTGGCTCCAGGACAGTCTGTGATTTCCTAGAGCTTCAGATTCGTCTTCTGTGAAATGCCTCTCAGGGGATTGTGGTTGGCATTAAGTGAGAGACATGGAAATTCTGGCTCAATGCCCAAAGGTTGGGGGAAGGCAGGCCAGGCGGAGGTCCTCATGGCCACCTGGTGTGGGGCTGGAGCCTTCGGGGAAGCATGTGGGGCGGGGGACCCCTGCTTCTGCCTGAGTCCACCCTGGCCTCTGCCACAGATGTGCTCCAGCACCTCCCGGACAGCAGGCACGTGGCTGTCTACCACAAGGGCCGATTTTTCAAGGTGTGGCTCTATGAGGGCTCCTGCCTGCTCAAGCCTCGGGACCTGGAGATGCAGTTCCAGAGGATCCTGGacgacccctccccaccccagcccgggGAGGAGAGACTGGCAGCCCTCACTGCAGGGGGAAGGTATTGGGGCCCAAGTTGGGGCGCCAGGAGGAGAGGAGTTCGGTCCCACGTGCCACCCTGGAACTCAGGCAGGAGGCCTGACAGAGGGAGGGATGTAGGCCCGGCGTGCCCGGTGTTGACCAGGACCTGCCGTCGTCAGGAACGCCGGTGGCAGCAACGGGGAGTCGCTGCTGAGACCTCTAGCTGCTGTGACCTCTAGCTGCTGCTGGCTGGATGCGGCTTTGCAGAGGCTGCAGACACAGGTCCTGGGCAGGGCTCTCATCCTGCAGGGGTCCCCCCTCATTCTGCCCTTGTGCCCTCAGAGTGGAGTGGGCACAGGCACGCCAGGCCTTCTTCAGCTCTGGCAAGAACAAGGCTGCCCTGGATGCCATCGAGCGCGCTGCGTTCTTCGTGGCTCTGGATGAGGAGTCTCACCACTATGACCCGGAGGACGAGGCCAGCCTCAGCCTCTACGGCAAGGCCCTGTTGCACGGCAACTGCTACAACAGGTACCACGCCCCGGCTCCCCCGCACGCGGGCCCCGCact from Bos mutus isolate GX-2022 chromosome 5, NWIPB_WYAK_1.1, whole genome shotgun sequence includes:
- the CPT1B gene encoding carnitine O-palmitoyltransferase 1, muscle isoform, encoding MAEAHQAVAFQFTVTPEGVDFQLSREVLKHIYLSGIRSWKKRLIRIKNGILRGVYPGSPTSWLVVVMATAGSSYYNVDISMGLVYYIQRWLPEGRPYRTPYTRTLFSMAIFSTGVWMMGIFFFRQTLKLLLSYHGWMFELHGQTSHLTRVWAVCVRLLSGRRPMLYSFQTSLPKLPVPSVPATVHRYLESVEHLLDDEQYYRMETLAKEFEEKTAPRLQKYLVLKSWWATNYVSDWWEEYVYLRGRNPIVVNSNYYVMDLVLVKNTDVQAARLGNAVHAMITYRRKLDREEIKPVMALGLVPMCSYQMERMFNTTRIPGKDTDVLQHLPDSRHVAVYHKGRFFKVWLYEGSCLLKPRDLEMQFQRILDDPSPPQPGEERLAALTAGGRVEWAQARQAFFSSGKNKAALDAIERAAFFVALDEESHHYDPEDEASLSLYGKALLHGNCYNRWFDKSFTLISFKNGQLGLNTEHAWADAPIIGHLWEFVLGTDSFHLGYTETGHCLGKPNPVLPPPQRLQWDIPKQCQAVIESSYQVAKALADDVELYCFQFLPFGKGLIKKCRTSPDAFVQIALQLAHFRDRGKFCLTYEASMTRMFREGRTETVRSCTRESTAFVQAMVQGHHLNEDLQRLFRKAAEKHQNMYRLAMTGAGIDRHLFCLYVVSKYLGVESPFLAEVLSEPWRLSTSQIAQFQIRMFDPNKYPKHLGAGGGFGPVADDGYGVSYMIAGENTIFFHVSSKFSSSETNAQRFGNQIRQALLDIANLFQVPKADG